The Rhodobium gokarnense genome includes a region encoding these proteins:
- a CDS encoding tripartite tricarboxylate transporter permease produces MLGQILNILTSPSIMLISVLAMAFGILMGALPGLTAPMAMALLLGFVYTLPTDVSVVAMVMIFIGGVYGGSMSAILLNIPGAPASAATALDGHPLALQGRAGEAIGLCTVSSGFGSFMGAIFMALLTPWLVKFSLQFASWELLFLVLFGVIIAGSLAAEDPVKGWMSGFLGLLIAMVGFDDLHSVPRFTFGSSYLAGGVGLIAAIVGLFGISQVVISMGPRESNQHFATQNLKRVLPRFSDLKDKLRLSLQSSVIGTLIGILPGLGSDLGAWASYSAAKQTSKTPEKFGKGSIEGVVAAETGNNAVVPGSIIPVIALGLPGSAGAAIFMAALFLHGLKPGPTFLIDNLDLFHYLVAALLVGAVLLVIVGLITARAMINVLRVPREHIMAVVVALAVIGAYASKLQFDDLWMMFAFGAIGLAMRAFGFSLAPLTLGIVLGRPLDEYLRNALIISQGDLTEIFQRPIATVLLSLIVLFMLVRVPFLRRSISTGIGMARLSRDKS; encoded by the coding sequence ATGCTCGGCCAGATTCTCAACATCCTGACCTCGCCGTCGATCATGCTGATCTCAGTCCTGGCGATGGCGTTCGGGATCCTGATGGGCGCGTTGCCCGGGCTTACGGCACCGATGGCGATGGCCCTGCTTCTGGGCTTCGTCTACACGCTGCCGACCGACGTATCGGTCGTCGCAATGGTGATGATCTTCATCGGCGGGGTCTACGGTGGCTCGATGTCGGCCATTCTGCTGAACATCCCCGGCGCGCCCGCGTCGGCCGCCACGGCGCTTGACGGGCATCCGCTGGCGCTGCAGGGGCGCGCCGGCGAGGCCATCGGCCTTTGCACCGTCTCCTCCGGCTTCGGCTCGTTCATGGGCGCGATCTTCATGGCGCTGCTGACGCCGTGGCTGGTCAAGTTCTCGCTTCAGTTCGCCTCGTGGGAACTGCTGTTCCTCGTCCTCTTCGGTGTCATCATCGCCGGCTCTCTGGCGGCTGAGGATCCGGTCAAGGGCTGGATGTCGGGCTTTCTCGGGCTGCTGATCGCGATGGTCGGTTTCGATGACCTCCATTCGGTGCCGCGCTTCACCTTCGGCTCGTCCTATCTGGCCGGAGGGGTCGGACTGATCGCCGCCATCGTCGGGCTTTTTGGCATCAGCCAGGTCGTCATCTCGATGGGCCCGCGCGAGAGCAACCAGCACTTCGCCACCCAGAACCTCAAGCGTGTGCTGCCCCGCTTCAGTGATCTGAAGGACAAGCTGCGGCTTTCGCTGCAATCGAGCGTCATCGGCACGCTCATCGGCATCCTGCCGGGCCTCGGCTCAGACCTCGGCGCCTGGGCCTCCTATTCCGCCGCCAAGCAGACGTCGAAGACCCCCGAGAAATTCGGCAAGGGATCCATCGAAGGGGTCGTCGCCGCCGAGACCGGAAACAACGCCGTCGTTCCGGGTTCGATCATTCCGGTGATCGCGCTCGGCCTTCCGGGAAGCGCGGGCGCTGCCATCTTCATGGCGGCGCTCTTCCTGCACGGGCTCAAGCCCGGCCCGACCTTCCTGATCGACAACCTCGACCTCTTTCACTACCTGGTCGCGGCGCTGCTGGTGGGAGCCGTGCTGCTGGTCATCGTCGGTCTGATCACGGCGCGGGCAATGATCAATGTGCTGCGGGTTCCGCGCGAGCATATCATGGCGGTCGTTGTCGCGCTGGCGGTGATCGGCGCCTATGCCTCCAAGCTCCAGTTCGACGATCTCTGGATGATGTTTGCCTTTGGCGCGATCGGCCTTGCCATGCGCGCCTTCGGCTTCTCGCTGGCGCCGCTGACGCTCGGCATCGTGCTCGGCCGGCCGCTGGACGAATACCTGCGCAATGCGCTGATCATCAGCCAGGGCGACCTGACCGAAATCTTCCAGCGGCCGATCGCGACGGTGCTCCTGTCGCTGATCGTTCTGTTCATGCTCGTCCGCGTGCCGTTCCTCCGCCGGTCGATATCGACCGGTATCGGCATGGCGCGCCTGTCCCGCGACAAGTCGTGA